In Lolium rigidum isolate FL_2022 chromosome 3, APGP_CSIRO_Lrig_0.1, whole genome shotgun sequence, the genomic window cctctcccgccacatcgcgcctctGTTCCTCcctccgccgctaccctctccccatccatgcCGCCAATAGCGCCCAAAAAATGGTCaaaaaagcggccaagaagccgccgggcaatgagatgaaaggggcgaaggcgcccttcgcgaagccgtggaaggcgccggctccgaagaagaagccgttAGGCTGGACCGaagatcagtggcatcaagactgtctgcgTTGGAAGATGTTGACGGCGGAGCGGAAGGGACGGAGGGCAGCGCAGCTGGAGAAGGAGTTGGCGGCGCGCACACCAGCACAcgctggccgggtgtatcgctgccaccaacgcgagcccatggagtacgtcggcgTCGGTGTACATTCCGGGAGTGGTGTCTCCGTCGACATCCGGTTCTAAAACgatggcccctccgccactcccgggtgcgtgacgccaaacttgtcgccgcactaccaggatacgCGCCGCAtgacggcttcaaccccaacgccgtcttctactccccggcgtacgcgcAAGCGccccagcgcgagccaggacccggtgcggACGGCGCCCCATTCACTGGCCGCAGTGGCCCGCTCGAATTCGACCTCTGCGTTGGCCTCTGCGTCAGCGACCGAGCATGCACACTGGGCAGATCACGACGAGATCGTCGTGATCGATGGGCCTGTGTCGACTCAAGATgcgccgtcggcgtcggcgtcgccgtcgcccaaccccttccccttcttctaatttttaTGTTggcctgtaatatgatcgcgcgcccagtactttgatcgccactattctgatcgcgacgacttcggcgggaacgatctcttctgaatgcaaactatttgaatttctgtttaGGACGGCGtatgggggacgcggctagggagCGACGTCGTCCAAACGCAGCATaaacaaaacacgtccctcaaacgctcgatccggcgccgtttggggggacgcggctggagatgctttgAGAGCTCCAAGGTGCCTATCAGGGTCTAGCTAGGAACCATGGCGTGGAGTAGCACGGTACTTCAACCTCACGCTGTCTCGCACGCGTATGTGGCTTTCTCTCCTTTTGTCACATAATATAGTTCATGCAGTATACGTCACATCATGAAGAGATCGCGAGGCCGGCGAAATTAACACCCGGTGGCGAAAACACCTGGTGTCCGTATAATCTATTGGTCAAGAATAATAAATTGTATTTTTCAGCATAAAATTaaccaaatttgaaaatattttagaacctaaCCATTTTTATGACACCGACACCTAGGCGCAATGCCACACTGCACAACGCCTTGGTCAAGAGCATCGTGCCATCCTATACACCACGTCGACGCAAACCACGGTTTTTATGCATGGCACCCTAGGCTGAAAAAAAGTACAAGTATCACATTGACTTGAATTGGCGTGCATCCTCACATTTGCCCGTTTAATGCTAACAAGAGTTCGTGTGCTACACCTTAGACACGTTCCCATTGAACTGCATAGTACTTGAGCCACATTTGAAGTTTGGCAAGGTTTTAAACATCGTTCCTGTACTaatttcatatttctttggacTCTTATCTCACTTGAAAGATGTCCTGCTCAAAGAAATTTACTTGTGCCACAATCAACAATAGCCTTGTCAGCGAGGCTTAGATCAATGAACAATGATGTCCGATGAACTCAGCCTACTAACTTCTTCAAACCTCTGGCTTGTTAGCAATCAACCCATCCTCGTCGATTTCTTTGTTTGGCCTCTACCCTGGGAGCCCCATTCATAGGTCCGCATGTATGGGATGCTATTGTCCATGCCCTCTTCCGTGCTATTTGGCTCCACATCGCCAATATCATGGCCATGAAGGTAAATCACTAGACTGCGGTTGCTTTGGCCCGCGACTGCTTAACGGCAGCTGCGTGGTCCTAGGGTAGTCGTTAGTCTGCGGTTGCTTAGCTAGAGTGGGGTTGTCGCTTcgtgagttgctggtcttaggtgTTGCCCTTTGTGGTTGTGTTGCCTCATGTTGTTGGTGTTTGTTGTATGGTTTTCGCCCGATTTCTTCCATTAATAAACCGGGCACTTCCTTCTTAATAAATggttggggcaaagcttttgccccacagttcaaaaaaaaaaaggtaaatcACTGATTCAAGAtccctagactctacactctcgtgCTCATCACCCTCTCCATGCCCAAGTCCTCACGATCATATTTGTCATTTCTGAACCAGGCTCAAAGGTTGGGTCATTGGAGGTTGCCCCTCTGTTGTGTCATTCACATCAGCCTCCGGGACATGTTGCTCATCAAATTGAACTGGGTTACTAGCATCACATGGGGATGCATGGGGATTCAAGTCAATGTGCAACGGAGCACCATCCTTGTTTGTAAGTTGGGTGCTAGTATTTTCAATAACGCAAGTACTTAGAATATTTTTTGAAGCAACCGATAATAGAGAACATGTCGAtcgaaaaatttgtgcatgtagtaAGTACAACACCTGGCTCAGGGTGCCATGCATAAAATCTATGTCTCGAGTGTATTGACATGGTGTGGTCAATAGGGTGGCATGACGTCTTTTGCAAGGTGTTGTGTTTTTTGGCATGGCGCCATAGGTACATGTGTCGTAAAAAAATTAAGTTCAAATGGTGAGATATTTTCAAATTACATTCGTATTGTGCTGAACCCTCAAAAGTGGGTAGTTTTGTCGATATTAAGTCTGATGCTTTGTCACCCATCCATCATCATTCGCCAATAATGATGCATAGCCAAGCGACTGCGGGCAACACCGCCTCCGCGGCCCGCGGGGCAGGTCAATCCCGGCGTTGTGGAACCTGGCCTGGCTCCCGACCTAGCAACGCCTCCTGGGAGGCTAGCTAGGGATGTGCGGCCGCGGTGGTGGCAAATCCTATCTGCCACTTAACGCAGTGGCAATTTGCTCCCGTCTGAGCGGATGGACAGGTGGGTCGACCAAGTAACACAGGTtggtttctctgttttctctcgggtttttttttcatgttttctcctgATCTAGGTTTCTCCCTTTGCTTTTACCTGTCAGCTATGAACTTCTAAAATACCCGAACTTtctcaaatttgaacttctttagatttgtacatttttcaaatttaaaattattaAGTTTGAACTTTCTTAGATTcgaatattttaaatttgaacatacttgaacattttttaaatcagAACTTTTTCAAGTTTAAACATTTCGAAAATTTAAACATATTTGAGCATTTTTATAAATCTAAACATAAAAGAGAGACAAAACCATACCTGTTATTGGGCCGCATTCAGTGTAGCCGACGATAGAAAGTGTAGAGGCAGGAGCTACTCCCTCCTGCTAGCAGCGGAGAATAGGTCGCGATGAATGAAGAAGCGCGCGGGCTCCTGCGTTTGCTTTGCTCCCCGTAATGGGAGGTGGCGCCTGTCGCGGACCACGTAACAGTACCCCGTACGTACCCGGCCAAATGACGGTCCGTCCCGTCCACTCGTCCCCGTTGCCTCGCTGTACTGCACGTGATCCATGGCTTCTCTTCCCGCTCTACCTCCTCTCCTCCACGCCACCTTCCCCACCGGTCAGTCACCCAGGACTGAGATCTCGACTCACAGCCGGGCGGGGCCGGCCACCTTAGTGACGCACTAACGCTCTTGTACTGCCGCTGCGCGAGTCCATCGCCATCGATCTTACTATTAAGTCGACTCCACTAGCTAcacgaccaccaccaccaagcGCAAGCAGGCTCCTCCGTCCTCGCTCCGGAGCTAGATACAGAGTGGCGTACCAGTGTATGTGTGCGTGCGGTGTTCGATCGATGCTGCTGGGGATGGAGGGGGAcgcgagggtggcggcggcggcgggttcggAGTGCAGCAGCGGCTGCCAGTCCGGCTGGACCACCTACCTGGACGACGACCGCTCCTCCTACGAATACTCCTACGACCACGCCATGGGGTTCCACGGCctgccgcagcagcagcagcagccgtgcTACGTCTgcgtcttctccgacgaggaggatgacctGTCCATGGTCTCCGACGCCTCCTCCGGGCCACGCCAGCAGCACTCGGCCGGCTCCGAggaaggcgccgccgccgcgctccccaGTCCGCGTGCGGCGAGGAGAGGCAGCAGGATGGCGCAGCCTGCAGCGGCGAGGCGGCAGAGCAAGGTGGCCGCCACCGTCGCGTCGACTCTGCTCGAGGACACCGCCAGCTCGCCCGCGTTCTTCAGGCACTCCAAATCCAAGGTACTTGTGCAGTCCCATTGGTCCCCTTGGAAACATTCCTCGTGCCTAGACGGGCCAGCCTACCGTGTTTCCCATCTTCTTCTGACGCTGACCTGCATGCATTTGCTATCTGCAGGTGACGAGCTCCCCGGAGGCCGACGGCTACGGCAGCGCGGCCGGTTCGATGATGGACGTCGGCAACGCGCCCGACTTCTCCTGCGGCTTCTTCGCCACCACGACAGGCTTCGAGTTCGAGGTGCGTATTAATTAACGTCAAGCCGCATTTCGGTTCCTAGTCTCTGCTTACGGTGGCTAATCTGCATTTTGCATTCTGTTTCTGCTGCTGCTCAGTCTTCCTGCTTGAACATGTCTCCTATGGGCGGCTACCTGTACTCCCATGCTCCTGTGAAACCGATGTCCACAAGACAGGTGAGCATTCTCCCCAACCTTTTTTCTCCATCTGACATAGACGGCAGCATTTCAATCTTGCTATAACTCACATATTTCTGGTTTTTTCCGCAGGTGTTCAGAGATGGAGGTGACGAGATCCAGAGGTGGTGACCAACACATTGCCAAGAGCTTGTCGCCGTTGCTCTGCCGGTTGCAGGATGTTCATGGCTTCCTGTTATGCGCCGCTCTGCTCCGTTCTGTTGagttctttcttttttagtttccCTAGCTAGCTCTCATTCTGTCTCGCTCTGTGTCCTGTGTTTACCATGACTGCACCTGCTGCAGTTAGTATCCAACTCGCTTTTGAGCTGTCAACGCAGTGGGAAACAACAACCTGAGAAAAATACAAGCGAGTGAGATCCTTTTTGCGCCACATCTGCGCTGTCATGGTGTTACCCTGTCGCAGTTTTGCAAACGTTGACGTCAACCGCTCCATCCACGCAACTCCACCATCCATCTTTGAGTTGATAGTATAAGCACATCTATATTAATTAAGAGTTGTGACAACGAAGGAAAAGAAACGATTACACAGTTGATAGGAAGCATCTGCTAATCTCTTCAAGATATTTTCGGTAGAAGTTTCAGAGCACACACAAATTCAACGTCAACAAATATCTTTATTTTCCCGTTCCACGAAGTTTGTATGAGATTTATCAAATTTTCCGCAGGAAGGAAAATACCTAGTAGAGAGATTAATGGGAGCTACGCTGATGAATGAGCCAGATAAATACATGGGTGGAGTTTGACTTCATTAGGAGTATTCTTTGTTAAATGTTAATCCATGTAGGCAAATTTCATGAATGATCATCAAATACTTATGAAAACTGAAAGTACAATAAAGATTTTTTTATAAGGTCCTTAAATAGAAAGATGTTGCTTACAAAGGATAACTTAATTAAAAGACATTGTACCGGTTGTACATGTGCTTCCAGTGATGCACATGAGTCTATGGAATGTCTTTTTATTTCGATATAGCCCTACCACTAATATTAATAATGTGGCTAAATGATATTGACAAGAAACTCAAGGCTCAAATTTGCGTGGGAGTTTGTGCGTTAGTTTAGGCAATTTGGAATTGCCAAAAGTATATTACTTGCAACAAGACAGCTCCAAATTAATTACGGGTTATCTACAAACTACAGGGCTACCTACTTGATTCACATATGTTCTTACCTCCTTCGAGAACATTTGAATTCTAGATGCAATATGTTGATGACTGCCGAGCTGGCTGGCGGAAATTCATTAGTTTATAGGATGCATAGGGTTGTTTGATTCATGTGGCAATGACCCATTACTTGTCATATttgattgctaaaatgaataaacTATGCAATAGAGAGTTGTGTACATTATTTTGATGCAACCTAGGCTTTGTTCCCCTTTttgaaaataaataaattcaaGACCAACCACCTAGGAGTACTGCATCTCTAGCAACATGTTTAATTAGCGGCGTTTTCTCCGGAACATCCTCCTTCATCGAAACTCATACAAACTCAAACACAAAGACGACAGAGATCACGCGATACCCCTTGACTATTCAGGGCATGATGGTATTTAGAAAACCGAATTGGTATATGTTTCATGTATACAACTTGTATTTTCCAAATTATTTGTATGAATATGCAATGTATGTATTGGCAGGAGTAATATGTATGTACGCTGTTGTCGGCTCATCGGCGACAACTTTGTCGGGCAGTGACAGTCATTGCTGGCGGGCAGGAGGGACATCAAGGCGGTGCTTGCCGACCACGAGGCACTGTGAGCGGTGCTGGCCGACACCAATAGGGCGAGAACAACGGTTCGGTGTGCGTACAAATAGTCTTGCGCGTTGCAAACTGATGCGGTCCGCCGCCAGACAGTCTGGCTCATTGTCATTGGGAACGATCACCGGCGACgggagaggatgatgatgaccacgACTATGATTGCTAGCGAAGCGGGAATGTTAGCAAGAGGAGAGACCGTGTTGCTCTAAGCATTATACGGTATACCCATAGGTGGGTATACCGGGTTTAGATGTAAGCTTACGATAGCtcacaatcaatcaatcaattaattaattaattccaTAATTAGCGGAGAGTCCATACTAAATTTGGCTGAGGGTGTTGCACtgaagcaagtttagtttgtgaTTACACTAATCTCAGCTGAGTATGTAGAAGTATGTAGAACTAATGAGCCATGGGTGCTGCCTCCTAGGTAAAACAGATTTATAATCGTGTCCAGCTGTTAAGGTTGCACGTACCGTAGACAGCAGAGCCCTGGATTACATCCGTGCATTTCATTGGTCTGCGTCTTTGTCGTATTTGATCCTAACAAAACAAAGTGGGTACATATACACATGTGCATGTGGTACTCAATGTCGATTAGGCCCCAGAAAGCCAGATCGACGGGAGAGAGATCGCGCGCGCAGAGGGAGCTTTATAGCGAGTGATTAGTGGCGTGTCGACAGATTACGTGGCTTAGGGGCGCATGAGAAGATCTCTCGTGAATTCTTTTAAGAATGGCATGTGCGCGGCAAGTACTTGTGTCTGCACACGGTTCAGGTAATTGAGCGAGATTCTCTCTCGCTCGGTCTCTGTAAGAAAAAGATTAAGCAAACAGGAGGGGGCCGCATTGCTCGCCATGAAATGACCATTGATTACTACTGATGGGTGAATCTCAAACCGTGCACCGTTTGCAGTGAGTACTATTTCCTCCGCTCTAAAATAAGTGTTGCAATTTTTGAAGATAAATACGAACGTACATAAATTGTGAAGTTAAGTAGCACTTCAGTtccgggaatggtgttttggcacatgggagcatatgctccctttattttgaaatgcatgttacatatattttgaaatttcaaaaaattgaaacaaaaaattcgaacatacatcttcacgtgctacacactcacaaagttgtttcataaaaatccgacttgtcatgtgacgtgtgtaaaaaagacaaaattcaatgctgaaaataaggcttttcaggagataaattttctcttttttacacagaccacaaaacatattggttcctgacgaaacttgacgaacttacgtatattgtggagatgtacatgta contains:
- the LOC124697202 gene encoding protein SOB FIVE-LIKE 5-like; this translates as MLLGMEGDARVAAAAGSECSSGCQSGWTTYLDDDRSSYEYSYDHAMGFHGLPQQQQQPCYVCVFSDEEDDLSMVSDASSGPRQQHSAGSEEGAAAALPSPRAARRGSRMAQPAAARRQSKVAATVASTLLEDTASSPAFFRHSKSKVTSSPEADGYGSAAGSMMDVGNAPDFSCGFFATTTGFEFESSCLNMSPMGGYLYSHAPVKPMSTRQVFRDGGDEIQRW